In one Desulfoferula mesophila genomic region, the following are encoded:
- a CDS encoding integrase core domain-containing protein, which produces MSHYRHRPWRPDSNKRASGKTGAVQVPEKRGLPDWRRDYNVSRPHTSLGDRTPREFARCHLL; this is translated from the coding sequence ATCAGTCACTACCGGCACAGGCCATGGCGGCCTGACTCTAACAAAAGAGCCTCCGGAAAAACCGGGGCGGTTCAGGTTCCGGAAAAACGAGGGCTGCCTGATTGGAGGCGGGACTATAATGTTAGCCGACCTCACACCTCCCTAGGGGACCGGACGCCTCGGGAATTCGCCCGATGCCACCTGTTGTAA
- a CDS encoding F0F1 ATP synthase subunit gamma: METVEGLKRKLGSTEDLQSVVKTMKAMAAVNIRQYEKAVRSLADYARTVELGLAVVLGAGGRPPRARRKAHGNLGVVVFGSDQGMAGSLNEQVASLAIDDLKENAVDLAGLPMVAVGQRLLGPWEDAGGQAESYLQVAGSIAGITPLVHELLFHIQAWGEERGIDRVWLYYNRQQGGASYKPIKRELLPLDRSWLERLVSEPWQGPSLPAFTMDPQALFSALLRQYLFIGLFQALAESAASENASRLAAMQGAEKSIAERMDELTRRYFQRRQSAITEELLDIVSGYEAFSQQS; the protein is encoded by the coding sequence GTGGAAACGGTCGAGGGGCTCAAACGCAAGCTGGGCAGCACCGAAGACCTGCAATCGGTGGTCAAGACCATGAAGGCCATGGCCGCGGTGAACATCCGGCAATACGAGAAGGCGGTGCGCTCCCTGGCCGACTACGCCCGCACCGTGGAGCTGGGCCTGGCGGTGGTGTTGGGGGCCGGAGGCCGCCCGCCCAGGGCCCGCCGCAAGGCCCACGGCAACCTGGGGGTGGTGGTTTTCGGCTCGGACCAGGGCATGGCCGGCTCCCTCAACGAGCAGGTGGCTTCCCTGGCCATAGACGACCTCAAGGAAAATGCCGTGGACCTGGCCGGGCTGCCCATGGTGGCGGTGGGCCAGCGGCTGTTGGGCCCCTGGGAAGACGCGGGCGGCCAGGCGGAAAGCTATCTACAGGTGGCGGGCTCCATCGCGGGCATAACCCCCCTGGTCCACGAGCTGTTGTTCCACATTCAGGCCTGGGGCGAAGAGCGGGGCATAGACCGGGTGTGGCTGTACTACAACCGCCAGCAAGGCGGGGCTTCCTACAAGCCCATCAAGCGGGAGCTGCTGCCCCTGGACCGGAGCTGGTTGGAGCGGCTGGTGAGCGAGCCTTGGCAAGGCCCCAGCCTGCCCGCCTTTACCATGGACCCCCAGGCCCTGTTCTCCGCCCTGTTGCGGCAATACCTTTTCATAGGGCTGTTCCAGGCCTTGGCCGAGAGCGCGGCCAGCGAAAACGCCTCGCGCCTGGCGGCCATGCAGGGGGCGGAAAAAAGCATTGCCGAGCGCATGGACGAACTGACCCGCCGCTACTTCCAGCGCCGCCAATCGGCCATCACCGAAGAACTCCTGGACATAGTTTCAGGCTATGAGGCCTTTAGCCAGCAATCCTAG
- a CDS encoding alternate F1F0 ATPase, F1 subunit alpha has translation MPERPPELRRALEALEDALDETTRPQAPSLRLQEVGEVLSVGPGVVRVGGLRGVQSEELLVFEGGVEGMAFNLDSREVGVILLDKGEGLSAGGEVRRSGRVLDTPVGEGLLGRVMDARARPLDNLGPIDASDNLPVERPAPEIMQRAPVTVPLQTGLKVVDAMIPIGRGQRELILGDRQTGKTALAVDTILNQKGKGVVCIYCAVGKRSSAVARVVQSLREAGALEYSLVMVATEEDPPGLQFFAPYAATTIGEHFMASGRDVLVIYDDLTRHARAYRELSLLLRRPPGREAFPGDIFYVHSRLLERSTHLREEHGGGSLTALPIIETEAQNLSAYIPTNLISITDGQVYLNPELFRKGILPAVDVGKSVSRVGGKTQLPAYHRVAGDLRLSYTQFEELESFARFGSRLDEDTRQNLERGRRVREVLKQPQYQPMPVAEQIAVLVAVNQGLFDGLELDRIAEAEQEVRRVMRGPLAELAESIAKGDKLGDEDLERIREASRQALGLDSGGQPLAGGEGPAEQEAEAQGQIGEEG, from the coding sequence ATGCCTGAGCGGCCGCCGGAGCTGCGCCGGGCTTTGGAGGCCCTGGAGGATGCGCTGGATGAGACCACGCGTCCCCAAGCGCCGTCGCTCCGCTTGCAGGAGGTGGGGGAGGTGCTCAGCGTGGGGCCGGGAGTGGTGCGCGTGGGCGGCCTGCGCGGGGTGCAAAGCGAGGAACTTCTCGTTTTCGAGGGCGGCGTCGAGGGCATGGCCTTCAACCTGGACAGCCGCGAGGTGGGGGTGATCCTGCTGGACAAGGGCGAGGGCCTGAGCGCGGGCGGCGAGGTGCGGCGCAGCGGCCGGGTGCTGGACACCCCGGTGGGCGAGGGACTGCTGGGCCGGGTGATGGACGCCAGGGCGCGGCCCCTGGACAACCTGGGGCCCATCGACGCCTCCGATAACCTGCCGGTGGAGCGGCCCGCCCCGGAGATCATGCAGCGCGCCCCGGTGACCGTGCCCTTGCAGACCGGTCTCAAGGTGGTCGACGCCATGATTCCCATCGGCCGAGGCCAGCGGGAGCTGATCCTGGGCGACCGCCAGACCGGCAAGACCGCCCTGGCCGTGGACACCATCCTCAACCAGAAGGGCAAGGGGGTGGTGTGCATCTACTGCGCGGTGGGCAAGCGCAGCTCGGCGGTGGCCCGGGTGGTTCAAAGCCTGCGCGAGGCCGGGGCCCTGGAATACAGCCTGGTCATGGTGGCCACCGAGGAAGACCCGCCGGGCTTGCAGTTCTTCGCTCCCTACGCCGCCACCACCATCGGCGAGCACTTCATGGCCTCGGGCCGCGACGTGCTGGTGATCTACGACGACCTCACCCGCCACGCCCGGGCCTACCGCGAGCTGTCGCTATTGCTCAGGCGGCCGCCGGGGCGCGAGGCCTTTCCGGGCGATATCTTCTACGTGCATTCGCGGCTGCTGGAGCGCTCCACCCATTTGCGCGAGGAGCACGGCGGCGGCTCGCTGACCGCCCTGCCCATCATCGAGACCGAGGCCCAGAACCTCTCGGCCTACATCCCCACCAACCTCATCTCCATCACCGACGGGCAGGTGTATCTGAACCCCGAGCTGTTCCGCAAGGGCATCCTGCCGGCGGTGGACGTGGGCAAGAGCGTCAGCCGGGTGGGGGGCAAGACCCAGCTGCCGGCCTACCACCGCGTGGCCGGCGACCTGCGCCTGTCCTACACACAGTTCGAGGAGCTGGAGTCCTTTGCCCGCTTCGGCAGCCGCCTGGACGAGGACACTCGCCAAAACCTGGAGCGCGGCCGCCGGGTGCGCGAGGTGCTCAAGCAGCCCCAGTACCAGCCCATGCCGGTGGCCGAGCAGATCGCGGTGCTGGTGGCGGTGAACCAGGGCTTGTTCGACGGTTTGGAATTGGACCGGATCGCCGAGGCCGAACAGGAGGTACGCCGGGTCATGCGCGGGCCGCTGGCCGAGCTGGCCGAATCCATCGCCAAGGGCGACAAGCTGGGCGACGAGGATCTGGAGCGCATCCGCGAGGCCTCGCGCCAGGCCTTGGGTCTGGACTCCGGGGGTCAGCCGTTGGCCGGGGGCGAGGGCCCCGCAGAGCAAGAAGCCGAGGCACAGGGCCAGATCGGGGAAGAAGGTTAG
- a CDS encoding F0F1 ATP synthase subunit delta, whose product MLIDWFTVAAQVVNFLILVWLLKRFLYDRIIKAIDQREADIAARFEQAEAEQDAAARQQSELEQSRRELEEKSGALMTEAKEQAEQRRRELVNQAKQEVEGQRDDWREALERDRQALAGDLARLAGQGAAGMARRAMEDLAGEEVDQRSLEVFLDKLAGVEGDERRELKSALGQAEALEVRSAFELDERQRRRLGQALGELLGGEPALEFNREAKLILGLEVRVPGRKLAWSMDEYLGEMEQQLVERLARALNSAKTRQGGADEAREEPGDA is encoded by the coding sequence GTGCTCATCGACTGGTTCACCGTGGCGGCCCAGGTAGTCAACTTCCTGATACTGGTGTGGCTGCTCAAGCGCTTCCTCTATGACCGCATCATCAAGGCCATCGACCAGCGGGAGGCGGACATCGCCGCCCGCTTCGAACAGGCCGAAGCCGAGCAAGACGCCGCCGCCCGGCAACAGAGCGAGCTCGAGCAGAGCCGCCGGGAGTTGGAGGAAAAGAGCGGGGCGCTGATGACCGAGGCCAAGGAGCAGGCCGAGCAGCGCCGCCGGGAGCTGGTGAACCAGGCCAAGCAGGAGGTGGAGGGCCAGCGGGACGACTGGCGCGAGGCCCTGGAGCGCGACCGGCAGGCCCTGGCCGGGGACCTGGCCCGTTTGGCCGGGCAAGGCGCGGCCGGCATGGCCCGGCGGGCCATGGAGGACTTGGCCGGCGAGGAGGTGGACCAGCGCTCGCTGGAGGTGTTCCTGGACAAGCTGGCCGGCGTGGAAGGCGATGAGCGCCGGGAGCTCAAGAGCGCCCTGGGCCAGGCCGAGGCCCTGGAGGTCCGATCGGCCTTTGAGCTGGACGAGCGGCAGCGACGCCGTCTTGGACAGGCCCTGGGAGAGCTGCTGGGCGGGGAGCCTGCGTTGGAGTTCAACCGGGAGGCCAAGCTGATCCTGGGCCTGGAGGTCCGGGTGCCGGGGCGCAAGCTGGCCTGGAGCATGGACGAGTACCTGGGCGAGATGGAGCAGCAGTTGGTGGAGCGCCTGGCCCGAGCCCTGAACAGCGCCAAGACCCGCCAGGGAGGGGCCGACGAGGCGCGGGAGGAGCCGGGCGATGCCTGA
- a CDS encoding F0F1 ATP synthase subunit C, with translation MDNLGLIGMISVATAGITIGLGAIGPALGEGRAVAQALAAMAQQPDESNTITRTLFVGLAMIESTAIYCFVVSMILLFANPFWDYVVKKAGG, from the coding sequence ATGGATAACTTGGGCCTCATAGGCATGATCTCGGTGGCCACCGCCGGCATCACCATCGGCTTGGGGGCCATCGGCCCGGCCCTGGGCGAGGGGCGTGCCGTGGCGCAGGCCCTGGCGGCCATGGCCCAGCAGCCCGACGAGTCCAACACCATCACCCGCACCCTGTTCGTGGGTTTGGCCATGATCGAGTCCACGGCGATCTATTGCTTCGTGGTCTCCATGATCCTCCTGTTCGCCAACCCCTTCTGGGACTACGTGGTGAAAAAGGCGGGAGGCTAG
- a CDS encoding F0F1 ATP synthase subunit A: protein MGIKDISPDVLVFWSWHWAKLNATIVYTWIAMLLLTLGSWLATRNLQAGRKLSRWQNFLEVIVTAMRNQIREIAQRDAAPFLPFVGTLFLFIALSNLLAIIPGWVPPTASLSTTAALALVVLIGVPIYGIQSRGFKQYLKLYVQPSPIMLPMNLLGELSRTLALAVRLFGNIMSGTKIAAILLAITPILFPVVMQALGLLTGMIQAYIFAVLAMVYIASAARIQQEREQKTREGALAKGDDNG from the coding sequence ATGGGCATCAAGGACATCAGCCCCGACGTGCTGGTGTTTTGGTCTTGGCACTGGGCCAAGCTGAACGCCACCATCGTCTACACCTGGATCGCCATGCTGCTATTGACCCTGGGCTCCTGGCTGGCCACCCGCAATCTGCAGGCCGGGCGAAAGCTCTCGCGCTGGCAGAACTTCCTGGAAGTGATCGTCACTGCCATGCGCAACCAGATCCGGGAGATAGCCCAGCGGGACGCGGCGCCCTTTTTGCCCTTTGTGGGCACCCTGTTTCTGTTCATCGCCCTGAGCAACCTGTTGGCCATTATCCCGGGCTGGGTGCCGCCCACCGCCTCGCTGTCCACCACCGCGGCCCTGGCCCTGGTGGTGTTGATCGGGGTGCCCATCTACGGCATCCAGAGCCGGGGCTTCAAGCAGTATTTGAAGCTCTACGTACAGCCCTCGCCGATTATGCTGCCCATGAATCTTTTGGGCGAGCTGAGCCGCACCCTGGCCCTGGCGGTGCGCCTGTTCGGCAACATCATGAGCGGCACCAAGATCGCGGCCATCCTGCTGGCCATCACTCCCATCCTCTTTCCGGTGGTCATGCAGGCTCTGGGCCTGCTGACCGGCATGATCCAGGCATACATTTTCGCGGTGCTGGCCATGGTCTATATAGCCTCGGCCGCCCGCATCCAGCAAGAGCGCGAACAAAAGACCCGCGAGGGGGCTTTGGCGAAAGGAGACGATAATGGATAA
- a CDS encoding N-ATPase subunit AtpR, which yields MMLLEGLQPAYLALAFAAGLAAGWFFFYGLWWTVQRLPSSKHPALLTLGSLGLRMGVSLGVLFLVMAGDWRRLAVAVAGVVVMRLILVRRLRPAAEGA from the coding sequence ATGATGTTGCTGGAAGGCTTGCAACCCGCTTACCTGGCCCTGGCCTTTGCCGCCGGGCTGGCCGCGGGCTGGTTCTTTTTCTACGGGCTGTGGTGGACGGTGCAACGCCTGCCCTCCTCCAAGCACCCCGCCTTGCTCACCCTGGGCAGCCTGGGGCTGCGCATGGGGGTGAGCCTGGGGGTGCTGTTCCTGGTCATGGCCGGGGACTGGCGCCGCCTGGCCGTGGCGGTGGCGGGCGTGGTGGTGATGCGCCTCATCTTGGTGCGGCGGCTGCGCCCGGCCGCGGAGGGCGCCTGA
- a CDS encoding AtpZ/AtpI family protein: MRPPTPDKQDQRFGREVDVKEQRKIKAREQQRSVWFGLGMFGMVGWAVAIPTVAAVALGVWLDKSYPGPPSWTLTLLVVGVAVGCLNAWFWIKRESKEDG; encoded by the coding sequence ATGAGGCCCCCCACGCCGGACAAACAGGACCAGCGCTTCGGCCGCGAAGTGGACGTCAAGGAGCAGCGCAAGATCAAGGCGCGCGAGCAGCAGCGCTCGGTGTGGTTCGGCCTGGGCATGTTCGGCATGGTGGGCTGGGCAGTGGCCATCCCCACCGTGGCCGCCGTGGCCCTGGGGGTGTGGCTGGACAAAAGCTATCCCGGGCCGCCCTCCTGGACCCTGACCCTGTTGGTGGTCGGGGTGGCGGTGGGCTGCCTGAACGCCTGGTTTTGGATCAAACGCGAGAGCAAAGAGGACGGATGA
- a CDS encoding F0F1 ATP synthase subunit epsilon, protein MKLKVLLPDQVLVDEEAAKVVAEAENGSFCLLPRHVDFVAALSPGILNFVDQRGREVFLALDEGVLVKQGAEVLVSTRRGVRGDKLGDLRQLVDQRFSELDEQEVKARSAMAKIEAGFVRRFLELQEIN, encoded by the coding sequence ATGAAGCTCAAGGTCCTACTACCGGATCAGGTGCTGGTGGACGAGGAGGCGGCCAAGGTGGTGGCCGAGGCGGAGAACGGCTCCTTCTGCCTGCTGCCCCGTCACGTGGATTTCGTGGCCGCCCTGTCCCCTGGCATCCTGAACTTCGTGGACCAGCGGGGACGCGAGGTGTTTCTGGCCCTGGACGAAGGGGTACTGGTCAAGCAGGGGGCCGAGGTGCTGGTCTCCACCCGCCGGGGGGTGCGCGGCGACAAGCTGGGCGATCTGCGCCAATTGGTGGACCAGCGGTTCAGCGAACTGGACGAGCAGGAGGTCAAGGCCCGCTCGGCCATGGCCAAGATCGAGGCCGGATTCGTGCGCCGCTTTTTGGAGCTGCAGGAGATCAATTGA
- the atpD gene encoding F0F1 ATP synthase subunit beta: protein MRALAAAQQPINGLVDSVRGSVVDGFFPHGLPHLLEVLEAGPEREVIIEVVRHLDEHRVRGVALTSTQGLAEGSSLYATGHPLRVPVGRRVLGRMFNVFGQAIDLGPQETGGQWRSIHQEPVPLDRQATGNQIFETGIKAIDILSPLEQGGKAGLFGGAGVGKTVLIMELIQNMVSGYQGVSLFCGIGERCREGEELYREMKESGVLENTVMVFGQMNEPPGARFRVGHAALTMAEYFRDQEHTDVLLLIDNIFRFIQAGMEVSGLMGQLPSRLGYQPTLASELAALEERITNTASGAITSVQAVYVPADDFTDPAAVHTFGHLSASIVLSRKRASEGLYPAIDPLQSASSMLVPHVVGREHFQVAQDIRATLANYEELKDIIAMLGLEELSQEDRRVVRRARRLERFLTQPFAVTGQFTGKEGKRVSLEQALEGCRRILEGEFDDYPERALYMIGSIDEARK from the coding sequence TTGCGGGCTCTTGCGGCGGCACAACAACCAATCAACGGCTTAGTGGACTCGGTGCGCGGCAGCGTGGTGGACGGCTTTTTCCCCCACGGACTGCCCCATCTCCTGGAGGTGCTGGAGGCGGGGCCTGAGCGCGAGGTCATCATAGAGGTGGTGCGCCACCTGGACGAACACCGGGTGCGCGGAGTGGCCCTTACCTCCACCCAGGGCCTGGCCGAGGGCTCGTCCCTTTATGCCACCGGCCATCCTCTCCGGGTGCCGGTGGGGCGCAGGGTGCTGGGTCGCATGTTCAATGTCTTCGGCCAAGCCATAGACCTGGGGCCCCAGGAGACCGGCGGACAGTGGCGCTCCATCCACCAGGAGCCGGTGCCCCTGGATCGCCAGGCCACGGGCAACCAGATTTTCGAGACCGGCATCAAGGCCATCGATATTCTCAGCCCCCTGGAGCAGGGAGGCAAGGCCGGGCTGTTCGGCGGGGCGGGGGTGGGCAAGACCGTGCTGATCATGGAGCTGATCCAGAACATGGTCTCCGGCTACCAGGGGGTGAGCCTGTTCTGCGGCATCGGCGAGCGCTGCCGAGAGGGCGAGGAGCTCTACCGGGAGATGAAGGAGTCCGGGGTGCTGGAAAACACGGTTATGGTCTTCGGGCAGATGAATGAGCCGCCCGGCGCCCGCTTTAGGGTGGGTCACGCCGCCCTGACCATGGCCGAGTATTTCCGCGACCAGGAGCACACCGACGTGCTGCTGCTCATCGACAACATCTTCCGCTTCATCCAGGCGGGCATGGAGGTGAGCGGGCTCATGGGCCAGCTGCCCTCGCGCCTGGGCTACCAGCCCACCCTGGCCAGCGAGTTGGCCGCCCTGGAGGAGCGCATCACCAACACCGCCAGCGGGGCCATCACCAGCGTGCAGGCGGTGTATGTGCCGGCCGACGACTTCACCGACCCCGCGGCGGTGCACACCTTTGGGCATCTTTCAGCCTCCATCGTGCTCAGCCGCAAGCGGGCCAGCGAGGGGCTGTACCCGGCCATCGACCCGCTGCAATCGGCCAGCAGCATGCTGGTGCCCCACGTGGTGGGGCGGGAGCATTTCCAGGTGGCCCAGGATATCCGGGCCACCCTGGCCAACTACGAGGAGCTCAAGGACATCATCGCCATGCTGGGCCTGGAGGAGCTCTCCCAGGAAGACCGCCGGGTGGTGCGCCGGGCCCGGCGTCTTGAGCGTTTTCTCACCCAGCCCTTCGCGGTCACCGGCCAGTTCACCGGCAAGGAAGGCAAGCGGGTGAGCCTGGAACAGGCCCTGGAAGGCTGCCGCCGCATTCTGGAGGGCGAGTTCGACGACTATCCCGAGCGCGCCCTGTACATGATCGGCTCCATCGACGAGGCCCGCAAATGA
- a CDS encoding PAS domain S-box protein: MKKIRKPAYEELEQLLAEYEQILDVIRRGEVDAIVTQGQPILLRPHELQKKLSESQAALMEAQTIAKVGNWHYDLAADQSVWSEEMFHIHGLDPEQGVPTWEEYREFIHPEDLPRLSQTFSTMLGGMPSRRGEYRIVRRDGSTAWVEGIVRSVKSQKGDVLHLVGTLQDLTERKLAEQALAQSEEKYRSLFRSIRDAIIISDNNRKIVDCNPAFTAIFGYTLEEIIGKEVSLVYRDRDEFRRMNHEIKRHYGESYFLQQFNMLRKNGDAFPAEISMHFLRSDDNAIAGTIGILRDVSERQKAERALAESEKNFRTVFENAPEGMSLLNREQQFIEVNQRLCDILGYSEQELLGKTFNEFTHPDDRQPSHERWDKLISNKATRTGAEKRYIKKNGETLWVQISNTVLYDEQGNIKFIIGHLHDINERIIYQRELIRERDLSQKYLDTAGVILLALGKDGRIEMINRQGCLLLGCEMNEIIGWDWFANFIPEDDRPRVRAAFDDIMAGMLNLHAYEEGRVTSLYGEQRHIRWFNTTIKDAEGNITGTLSSGEDITEKIQDRETINRLAAIVESSQDAIFGKDLNGVITSWNAAAERIYGYTAAEVIGQSTSLLIPEDRMGEVEYILATIKQGKAARIQETVRKCKDGSLIDMSLSVSPVEDGQGNIVGSATIAHPITEIKKAQQERQRLETQLRQAQKMEAIGTLAGGIAHDFNNILAVIMGYSGLVLDDLPPDSPAAESINTVIDAATRAKELTYQILSFSRQTEHQKVAMDLVPLIKESLKMLRATLPATIKLEQRLIPGDSGQVLADPVQIQQILMNLCTNAAQAMEDSNGILGVGLEMLDLDDVAVSGYVGLKPGNYLRLSITDTGMGIDEKDLERIFDPFFTTKDVGKGTGMGLPVVHGIVRDHGGFIAVESEPGRGTTFNVYLPVVAQGAPSEEPAVTQETPGGSESIAFVDDEPDLVDIGKRALSRLGYEVTCFTSSREALQAICANPDKYDLLVTDYTMPEMTGVQLAREVLEARPDIPIIICTGYPERLDTAADRGFKISELIMKPLVPSEISRVVRAVLDESKREVADRK; encoded by the coding sequence ATGAAAAAAATCCGTAAACCCGCATATGAAGAATTGGAGCAGTTACTAGCCGAATACGAACAAATACTTGATGTCATACGCCGAGGTGAAGTCGATGCGATTGTGACCCAGGGGCAGCCCATCCTCCTGCGGCCCCATGAATTGCAGAAAAAGCTAAGTGAGAGCCAAGCCGCCTTAATGGAGGCCCAGACCATCGCCAAGGTAGGCAATTGGCATTACGACTTGGCTGCGGACCAATCCGTCTGGTCCGAGGAAATGTTTCACATCCATGGTCTTGATCCGGAGCAGGGCGTACCCACCTGGGAGGAGTATCGGGAATTCATACACCCGGAAGACCTGCCACGCCTGTCGCAAACTTTTTCCACGATGCTGGGCGGCATGCCATCTCGCCGGGGGGAGTACCGCATCGTGCGCCGCGATGGCTCCACCGCCTGGGTGGAGGGCATCGTACGCAGCGTCAAGTCTCAAAAAGGTGATGTATTACATCTCGTCGGCACGCTACAGGACTTGACCGAACGCAAGTTGGCCGAACAGGCCTTGGCCCAAAGTGAAGAGAAATACCGATCCCTTTTCCGAAGCATTCGAGACGCCATAATAATATCAGACAACAACCGCAAGATTGTCGATTGCAACCCCGCCTTTACCGCAATATTCGGCTACACCTTGGAAGAGATCATAGGCAAGGAAGTTTCGCTAGTTTATCGCGACCGTGATGAATTCCGCCGAATGAACCACGAAATAAAGCGGCATTACGGTGAAAGCTACTTCTTGCAGCAGTTTAATATGTTACGCAAGAACGGCGACGCCTTCCCGGCTGAAATCAGCATGCATTTCCTACGCTCCGACGATAACGCGATAGCCGGCACCATCGGCATCCTCCGCGACGTGTCTGAACGACAAAAAGCCGAACGGGCCCTGGCCGAAAGCGAAAAGAATTTCCGCACCGTTTTTGAGAATGCACCGGAAGGCATGTCCCTTTTGAATCGCGAACAACAGTTTATTGAAGTCAACCAAAGACTCTGCGACATTTTGGGTTATTCGGAGCAGGAGCTGCTGGGCAAAACGTTCAATGAGTTCACTCACCCCGATGACAGGCAGCCCAGCCATGAACGCTGGGACAAACTCATATCGAACAAAGCGACCAGAACCGGAGCCGAAAAAAGATATATCAAAAAGAACGGCGAGACGCTTTGGGTTCAAATCAGCAACACGGTGCTTTATGACGAGCAGGGTAACATCAAATTTATCATTGGCCATCTTCATGACATTAACGAGCGCATCATCTATCAAAGGGAACTTATCAGGGAGCGCGACCTTTCGCAGAAATACCTGGACACCGCCGGAGTGATACTCTTGGCCTTGGGTAAAGACGGCCGCATTGAAATGATCAACCGCCAAGGATGTTTGCTTCTCGGTTGCGAAATGAATGAAATTATAGGATGGGACTGGTTTGCAAACTTTATTCCAGAAGATGACCGCCCGCGCGTGAGGGCTGCATTTGACGACATCATGGCCGGCATGCTGAATTTGCACGCTTACGAGGAGGGCCGTGTCACCTCCTTATACGGTGAGCAAAGGCATATACGCTGGTTCAACACCACCATCAAGGACGCCGAGGGGAACATCACCGGCACCCTGAGTTCCGGCGAGGACATTACCGAAAAAATACAAGACCGGGAAACCATCAACCGCCTGGCGGCGATCGTCGAGTCCTCTCAGGATGCCATATTCGGCAAAGACCTGAACGGCGTTATCACCTCTTGGAACGCGGCGGCGGAACGCATATATGGCTACACCGCTGCCGAAGTGATCGGTCAAAGCACCTCCTTGCTGATACCCGAAGACCGTATGGGAGAGGTCGAGTATATACTCGCGACAATAAAGCAGGGAAAAGCGGCACGTATTCAAGAAACCGTCCGAAAATGTAAAGACGGAAGCTTGATCGACATGTCGTTGTCGGTGTCACCGGTGGAGGATGGCCAGGGCAATATTGTGGGCTCGGCGACCATCGCGCATCCGATCACGGAGATCAAAAAGGCCCAGCAAGAGAGACAGAGGCTTGAAACCCAGCTCAGGCAGGCCCAGAAAATGGAGGCGATAGGCACCCTGGCCGGCGGCATAGCCCACGACTTCAACAACATCCTTGCCGTAATCATGGGCTATAGCGGACTGGTCCTGGATGATTTGCCGCCCGATTCACCGGCGGCCGAAAGCATCAATACGGTAATCGATGCCGCCACCCGGGCCAAAGAGCTGACCTACCAGATACTCTCATTCAGCCGGCAGACGGAGCACCAAAAGGTCGCCATGGATCTGGTGCCGCTCATCAAGGAGAGCCTGAAGATGCTGCGGGCCACCTTGCCCGCCACCATAAAATTAGAACAAAGGTTAATACCCGGCGACTCGGGCCAGGTTCTGGCCGATCCTGTGCAGATCCAGCAGATCCTCATGAACCTTTGCACCAACGCGGCCCAGGCCATGGAGGATTCCAATGGGATATTGGGCGTGGGCCTCGAGATGCTTGATCTTGATGATGTGGCCGTCAGTGGGTACGTAGGCCTGAAACCAGGTAATTATCTGCGCCTCAGCATTACCGATACCGGCATGGGGATCGATGAAAAGGATTTAGAACGCATTTTCGACCCGTTCTTCACCACCAAGGACGTGGGCAAGGGAACAGGCATGGGGCTGCCCGTGGTGCATGGGATTGTGAGGGATCATGGGGGATTTATTGCCGTGGAAAGCGAGCCGGGCCGAGGGACCACCTTTAATGTGTACCTCCCGGTGGTCGCCCAGGGAGCACCCAGCGAAGAGCCTGCCGTTACCCAAGAGACGCCAGGGGGTAGCGAAAGCATCGCCTTTGTGGATGACGAGCCCGACCTGGTGGATATCGGCAAGAGGGCGCTGTCCCGTCTCGGGTATGAGGTAACATGTTTCACTTCATCCCGGGAAGCCTTGCAAGCCATCTGCGCCAACCCGGACAAATATGACCTGCTAGTTACCGACTACACCATGCCCGAGATGACCGGCGTTCAGTTGGCCAGGGAGGTCTTGGAGGCGAGGCCGGACATCCCCATAATAATTTGCACTGGCTACCCGGAGCGTCTCGACACAGCCGCAGACCGAGGTTTTAAGATTTCCGAGCTGATCATGAAGCCCCTCGTTCCCAGTGAAATCTCACGGGTTGTAAGAGCGGTTTTGGACGAAAGCAAACGTGAGGTGGCGGATAGGAAGTGA
- a CDS encoding circadian clock KaiB family protein: protein MTDKRQTDHPDLEFLRLFIAGNEANSQLARKNLDHIVERSKFDKSLVKIIDVYDDHQTAIDNKIFLTPTLLIGVGGSLIRVVGNLDDVDGVLHKMKAC, encoded by the coding sequence ATGACCGACAAACGCCAAACCGACCATCCCGATTTGGAGTTTCTGCGTCTGTTCATAGCAGGCAACGAGGCCAATTCCCAATTGGCCCGCAAAAACTTGGACCACATCGTCGAACGGAGCAAATTCGACAAATCCCTGGTAAAAATTATCGACGTATATGATGATCATCAAACCGCCATTGACAACAAAATTTTTCTCACGCCGACCCTGTTGATAGGGGTGGGTGGGAGTTTGATCAGGGTGGTGGGCAACCTGGATGACGTGGATGGCGTGTTGCACAAAATGAAGGCTTGCTGA